The segment TCTACAAAGAAGAAAAGCAGGTCGTAGTTCCTTTTATACTTTTTGGTTCACTGTTTTTCCTTGGAGGCGCTGCTTTTTGCTACTATATTGCCTCGCCGCCGGCGTTTAAATTCTTGCTCAACGAATACTCGTCGGAATATGTAAAGGCTTTTCCAACTATTAGAGAAGCGCTTTCCTTCTTAATGGCGCTAATTTTCGGATTTGGCCTGGTGTTTGAGTTCCCGCTAATAATTTTCATACTCGCGCGAATTGGAGTTGTCACAAGCGCATGGCTTAGAAAGCAGAGAAAGTATGCAATTATAATAAGCGCAGTTATAGCAGCCATGCTCACTCCAACAACAGACGCTATTTCCATGATGCTGATGTTTGTACCGATCCTGGTTTTTTATGAGCTTGGGATTATAGTTGCTTGGATATTCGGCAAGAAAAAGCCCGATGAAGAAGCTGAGCCAGAGATATTTGAATAGCCATAAATTGACTTTAACAATATTAGAAAATAAATTTTTTAAACTGCAATAACTAAAGAGGTGAGAGATATGGCTCCAAAAGCAAAGAAGAAAAAAATAAGAGACCTGCGTCATCCTATCAATTACAAAAGACAGAGCGGCAAGTTTGACGTTGAGTGGTCTTTAAAGGCTGACAAAACAAATTGGGTGCTGCCAACTGTTTTAAAAGAGCAGGCAAAGAAATTAGGAAAAAAACCTTTTCTACAGTTTGGATATAAAAAGCCGATCAGTTT is part of the Thermodesulfobacteriota bacterium genome and harbors:
- the tatC gene encoding twin-arginine translocase subunit TatC, translated to MSFLDHLTELRRRLLWSLLAVAILFGPMYYFSNEIFDFLMKPLIENLPEGSSLIFTRPAEGFTTYLKVSFFAALVAAVPFILYQAWKFVGPALYKEEKQVVVPFILFGSLFFLGGAAFCYYIASPPAFKFLLNEYSSEYVKAFPTIREALSFLMALIFGFGLVFEFPLIIFILARIGVVTSAWLRKQRKYAIIISAVIAAMLTPTTDAISMMLMFVPILVFYELGIIVAWIFGKKKPDEEAEPEIFE